In Sinorhizobium arboris LMG 14919, a genomic segment contains:
- a CDS encoding DUF1326 domain-containing protein: MIDWRIDALAFSNCNCDYNCPCQFELRPTHGGCRGFELGRIERGHFGDVNLDGLHWGVLYEWPGAIFEGNGTMLAIVDERADEKQRQALTTVLHGGETEEATTHWWVFRAMSNTVHETIFKPIEFEADIEARTARVVIPGVLESTARPIISPATGEPHRVRIDLPAGIEFEIAEIASASAKASRPIELNLKDTYGQFNFIHHTGTGVARTRM; encoded by the coding sequence ATGATTGACTGGAGAATCGACGCCCTCGCATTCAGCAATTGCAACTGCGATTACAATTGCCCCTGCCAATTCGAACTGCGTCCGACTCATGGAGGGTGCCGGGGCTTCGAACTCGGTCGGATCGAGCGCGGCCATTTCGGCGACGTCAATCTCGACGGACTTCATTGGGGTGTCCTTTATGAGTGGCCCGGGGCAATCTTCGAGGGTAACGGGACGATGCTAGCGATCGTTGACGAACGTGCCGACGAGAAGCAGCGCCAAGCGTTGACCACAGTGCTGCATGGCGGAGAGACCGAGGAGGCCACCACGCATTGGTGGGTGTTCCGCGCCATGTCGAACACGGTACACGAAACGATCTTCAAGCCTATCGAATTCGAAGCCGATATCGAGGCGAGGACAGCACGGGTCGTGATCCCGGGCGTTTTGGAATCAACCGCGCGCCCAATCATCAGCCCTGCTACGGGAGAGCCGCATCGGGTGCGTATCGATCTACCGGCGGGGATAGAGTTCGAGATCGCAGAAATCGCCAGTGCATCGGCGAAGGCATCCAGGCCGATCGAGTTGAACCTGAAGGACACCTACGGTCAGTTCAATTTCATCCACCATACCGGCACTGGTGTGGCCCGCACGAGAATGTGA